From the uncultured Methanomethylovorans sp. genome, the window TCCAAGAGCTTGGGCAATATAGTGCAGCCTTCTGAAGTCATAGGCAAGTTCGGTGCAGATACACTTCGTGCTTATGTGTTAGCATCCAGTGCACCTTGGGAAGACCTCAAATTCAGTAACGATGAGATCGCCAATATGCACAGGACGATCAACATCCTGTGGAATGTCTATCGTTTCCCGTTACCCTATATGGCATTGGATGCCTTTGATCCTTCAAAGGTCTCACTGGAATCAGTAAAGCCTAATATGCGCAGTGAGGACAGATGGATCCTATCCAGGATGCAGTCCGTAATAAAAGCAGTTGATTCCGCCATGGAAGCCTGTATGCTCCAGAAGGCTATCAGAGCAATCACTGATTTTGTTCTTGAGGACCTTTCCCGTTGGTACATCCAGCTCATAAGGCCAAGGACATGGGTAGAGGCCGATGATCCGGACAAAATAGCCGTATACAGGGTTCTGTATGAGGTATTCACGACCACTACAAAGGTCATAGCTCCCTTCATGCCTCATCTTGCTGAGGAAATGTATCAGAACCTGGTATGTAATGTGTACAGTGATTCACTTGAATCGGTACACATGAACGATTGGCCCGTGCCCGATGAATCTCTCATAGATATAGACCTTGAGCAGCACATGAAGCTTGCACGCTCTATTGTGGAGGCAGCTTCTAATGCCCGCCAGAAAGTCGGGCGTAAACTGAGATGGCCTGTAGGAAGGATAGTCGTCACTCCATTGGATGAAACTGCTGTCTTGGCTGTCAAGAACCTGAAAGCAGTGCTTATGGATCAGACAAATTCCAAGGATATTGTACTGACAGAAATTGGTGGATCATGGAATGAACTTGGGTTCAGTGCCATACCCAATCCCGGAGCTATAGGGCCGGTTTTCAAAGGTGATGCAGGGAAGGTCATAGCTGCCTTAAAACAAGTTGATGCTATCGCATTGAAGAAAGAACTGGCCTGCTCTGAAGGTTATAGCCTACAACTTGCAGATGGCAATGTCGTGACGATAAGCCCCGATATGGTCAATTTCCAGGAAACATTGCCAGAACTGGCTGCAAGTGCTTTATCATCTGCGGGCATTGTATATGTAGATGCTAAGCTTACCAGGGAACTTGAAGCAGAAGGTTATTCCAGAGAGGTAATTCGCAGAGTCCAGGATATGAGAAAGGAAATGGACCTTGCGGTGGAAGAAAACATTAAGGCCATAATCTGCATCGATGATGAGCGGGTAGTGGACCTGGTGCTTGACCTAGAACAATTGATCGCCAGTGAGGTACGTGCAGATGTTCAGATCATAGGCTTTGATGTGGAAGTGCATGGAGACCTTGTCAAGGACTGGGATGTGGAAGGAATATCGATGCACATGGGAATATCAAGAACTTGATGTCTAGGGAAAACTATGGATTTCACTGTCTGGGAACCTGTGTACAGGGAAATACTTCAAGACTTTGGTTTCAGCAGGAAAGAGGATGAGAGAGCAGCTCTCCTTCTCTCACAGCTGCTGGACCAAAAAGCCTCGCCAGGGCCCGATGCTCTAAAGAAATTAATATATGGGAAAGAAGTCCTGGTTTGTGGTAATGCTCCTACTCTTGTCGCAGATCTTGACAGTTTAGACCTTGAAAGATATGTGGTAATTGCAGCAGATGGTGCAGCGGCTGGTGTAATGGACGCTGGCAGAATACCGAATGTTATAGTAACGGATCTGGATGGTGATGTGGAGCTCGAGATCGAGGCTTCAAAGGATGGTTCACTTGTAGTCGTCCATGCCCATGGTGACAACATAGGCAGGCTTGTCAAATATGTTCCGCGTTTGCAGAACATAATAGGCTCTACACAGGCCGCTCCTCTGGAGAATGTTTTCAATTTCGGTGGTTTTACTGATGGGGATCGGGCTGTGCACGTAGCTTATGAATTTGGTGCAGAAAGTATCAAACTCGCAGGTTTCTTTTTTGATGACCCTTTAGTATCCCCCTTCAAAAAGAAAAAATTAAAATGGGCCCGCAGGCTTATTTCTTCTTTAGGAGTTAAGTTTTGAGTAAGCTGCTCTATGATAACGATTTTCATGAGAACTTATTTATATTTTGTTACGCAATTAGGAATTAGGTTCCATGGACA encodes:
- a CDS encoding 6-hydroxymethylpterin diphosphokinase MptE-like protein, whose amino-acid sequence is MDFTVWEPVYREILQDFGFSRKEDERAALLLSQLLDQKASPGPDALKKLIYGKEVLVCGNAPTLVADLDSLDLERYVVIAADGAAAGVMDAGRIPNVIVTDLDGDVELEIEASKDGSLVVVHAHGDNIGRLVKYVPRLQNIIGSTQAAPLENVFNFGGFTDGDRAVHVAYEFGAESIKLAGFFFDDPLVSPFKKKKLKWARRLISSLGVKF